Genomic DNA from Azospirillum brasilense:
CTGGAGGTCGGCGACGGCGAGGAGGCGACGCGCCGCCTTTGGGCGGAGGGCGGCATCCGCGTGCTGCCCGGTGCCTACCTGACCCGCTGCAACCCCGGCGAGGCCAACCCCGGCGCCCCCTTCATCCGCATCGCGCTGGTGAACGACGCCGAGACGGTCGCCCACGCCTGCAGCACCATCGCCCGCATTCTGGGATAAGAGCCGCCCGGTTCGGCCCAACCCGGTTCGGCCCAACCCGGTTCGACCCAAGTCACCCCGGTCTTTCGCCCCCGAAGGACGGGTCCGGTTCAGCACGTTCTTGAGGACCTTCTGCCCATGGCACGACCCGCAAGCCCCCGCAGCGGAAGCGGCAAAAGCGCCGGAGCACGGCCCGCCGGTGCGCGGCCGGAGAAGCCGCCCTTCTTCTCGCCCGCCACGCGCGCCTTCGTGGTGGCGCGGGCGCGCGAGCTGGCGGGCTTCGCGCTGGGCGTGGTCGGTCTGGTGCTGATGGTCATCCTGGGCAGCTACAACCCGGCCGACCCCTCGTGGAACGCGGTTCCGGCGGCGAACACCCACATCCACAACCTGTTCGGCCGGTTCGGCGCCCATCTGGCCGACGTCCTGATCCAGTCGCTGGGCTGGGCGGCCTATCTGCTGGCTCTGGTGCCGATGATGTGGGGCTGGCGGCTCAGCCTGCAGAAGAGCATCCGCCACCCGCTGTTCCGCAGCGTGCTGGCGGTGTGGGGCGTGCTTCTGGTCGCCATGTTCCTGGCCGGGATGGGCGGCGGGGGCGAGGACCCGCTGAACGGCCATCCCGGCGGCAGCTTCGGCATCGTGCTGCTGGACGGGGTCAGCAAGCTGCTGTTCGGCGGCCCCGGCAATCCGCTGGTCGGCACCGTGGCCGGCGTGGCCGGCGGGCTGATCCTGTTCGTCGCCATGGGCCTGTCGATCCGTGAATGGGCGGCCAGCCTGCGCGAGACCGCCGCCGGCCTCGCCCGCCTCGGGCGGGGCGCGCGGGCCGGCGTGTCCTTCGTACGCGACAAGGGCGCGGAGGCCGCCCGCAACGCCGCCCGCCAGACCGGCGGCCTGCTGCGCCGGGAGCCGAGCCTCGCCACCACGGACAAGAAGACCGCCGAGCCGACGCTGGACGACGCGCCCGACGAGGAGAGCGCCGCCATCACCCTGCGCGCCGCGCCGCGCGGCCGCCTGTCCGACTCCATCAGCGTGGAGCCGCGCGTGGAGGCCAAGACCCGCGCCGTTCCGGTGGTCACTCCGCCCGCCGGCGGCAAGAAGGCCGCCGACCTGGGGCGCCCGTCCAAGCAGGCCGCCCTCAATCTGGAGGAGGCCGACGGCTACGAGCTGCCGCCGCTCGACCTGCTCCAGATCGTCCCGACCAGCGTGCGCGGTGAGAAGGTGGACGAGGCGGCGCTGCGCGAGAACGCGGTGAAGCTGGAAGGCGTGCTGTCCGACTTCGGCGTGCGCGGCGAGGTGCAGAAGGTCCATCCCGGCCCGGTCGTCACCCTCTACGAGCTGGAGCCGGCGCCCGGCACCAAGTCGTCCCGCGTCATCGGTCTGGCCGACGACATCGCCCGCTCGATGAGCGCAGTGTCGGTCCGCGTCGCCGTGGTGCCGGGCCGCAACGTCATCGGCATCGAGCTGCCCAACGCCAAGCGCGAGACGGTGCTGCTGCGCGAGCTGCTGGCCGGCGACGTCTTCGACAAGACGGCGGGCAAGCTGTTGCTGGCGCTGGGCAAGGACATCGGCGGCCAGTCGGTGGTGGCCGACCTCGCCCGCTTCCCGCACCTGCTGGTCGCCGGCACGACGGGCTCGGGCAAGTCGGTGGCGATCAACACGATGATCCTGTCGCTGCTCTACCGCCTGCCGCCCGACCGCTGCCGCTTCATCATGATCGACCCCAAGATGCTGGAGCTGTCGGTCTATGAGGGCATCCCCCATCTGCTGACGCCGGTCGTCACCGACCCGAAGAAGGCGGTCGTCGCCCTGAAATGGACGGTGCGGGAGATGGAGGACCGCTACCGCAACATGTCCAAGCTCGGCGTGCGCAACATCGAGGGCTACAACGCCCGCCTGCGCGAAGCCCGCGCCGACGGCGAACTGCTGACCCGTCGCGTCCAGACCGGCTTCGACCCCGACACCGGCAAGCCGATCTTCGAGGAGCAGCCGCTCGACCTGAAGGAGCTGCCCTACATCGTGGTCATCGTCGACGAGATGGCCGACCTGATGCTGGTGGCCGGCAAGGACATCGAAGCGGCGATCCAGCGCCTCGCCCAGATGGCCCGCGCCGCCGGCATCCACCTGATCATGGCGACGCAGCGCCCCTCGGTTGACGTCATCACCGGCACCATCAAGGCCAACTTCCCGACCCGCATCAGCTTCCAGGTCACCAGCAAGATCGACAGCCGGACCATCCTCGGCGAGCAGGGGGCGGAGCAGCTGCTCGGCCAGGGCGACATGCTCTACATGGCCGGCGGCGGCCGCATCACCCGCGTCCACGGCCCCTTCGTCGCCGA
This window encodes:
- a CDS encoding DNA translocase FtsK — its product is MARPASPRSGSGKSAGARPAGARPEKPPFFSPATRAFVVARARELAGFALGVVGLVLMVILGSYNPADPSWNAVPAANTHIHNLFGRFGAHLADVLIQSLGWAAYLLALVPMMWGWRLSLQKSIRHPLFRSVLAVWGVLLVAMFLAGMGGGGEDPLNGHPGGSFGIVLLDGVSKLLFGGPGNPLVGTVAGVAGGLILFVAMGLSIREWAASLRETAAGLARLGRGARAGVSFVRDKGAEAARNAARQTGGLLRREPSLATTDKKTAEPTLDDAPDEESAAITLRAAPRGRLSDSISVEPRVEAKTRAVPVVTPPAGGKKAADLGRPSKQAALNLEEADGYELPPLDLLQIVPTSVRGEKVDEAALRENAVKLEGVLSDFGVRGEVQKVHPGPVVTLYELEPAPGTKSSRVIGLADDIARSMSAVSVRVAVVPGRNVIGIELPNAKRETVLLRELLAGDVFDKTAGKLLLALGKDIGGQSVVADLARFPHLLVAGTTGSGKSVAINTMILSLLYRLPPDRCRFIMIDPKMLELSVYEGIPHLLTPVVTDPKKAVVALKWTVREMEDRYRNMSKLGVRNIEGYNARLREARADGELLTRRVQTGFDPDTGKPIFEEQPLDLKELPYIVVIVDEMADLMLVAGKDIEAAIQRLAQMARAAGIHLIMATQRPSVDVITGTIKANFPTRISFQVTSKIDSRTILGEQGAEQLLGQGDMLYMAGGGRITRVHGPFVADGEVEQVVKFLKTQGEPSYVDAITEEDDEDGGSFDDGSGAGGGSGDDLYDKAVAVVCRERKASTSFIQRQLRIGYNSAARLIERMESEGVVSKPNHAGKREVLARNIEE